The Providencia sp. PROV188 genome includes a region encoding these proteins:
- the dgt gene encoding dGTPase, whose translation MAGKKINFVKKLSFQRNYMSSAKNQKVSPDDEDAVNRLFESDRGRIINSAAIRRLQQKTQVFPLEQNSAVRSRLTHSLEVQQVGRYISKTVLGELKKKKMLDEYGLTDRCDAFESLVEMACLMHDIGNPPFGHFGEAAIQRWFSKLLSPDYLFTPETTDPCKIKALQLTGNEKQDLFRRQLKRDLCSFEGNAQGLRMAHRLLKLNLTYAQIGSILKYTRGAYDLEPIPPEFDYLMKKPGYYWSEADFVSELSKKLEMGKYCRFPLSYIMEAADDISYCIADLDDAAEKGIYTVEQLIEYLKAEWGEVKSGDLFDQTILRAFNNISDNHTRRIQQDQFFMYLRVNITGKLAHYSAQRFIQNLPEIYHGSFNSALLEDKSQEHRLLKALKTVAFKHVFNHHEVEELELQGYRIISGLLDVYSPLLMMDREDFAALVAQNYHKHFFIETRLFHKLSNKHRLSYNEALEKISVTSDADKSMLEFYYRARLLQDYISGMTDHYAYEEYRKFMVTN comes from the coding sequence ATGGCGGGAAAAAAGATTAATTTTGTTAAAAAACTGAGTTTCCAGCGTAACTATATGAGCAGTGCGAAAAATCAAAAAGTCTCACCCGATGATGAAGATGCCGTAAACCGTCTCTTTGAAAGTGACCGTGGGCGGATTATCAACTCCGCTGCGATTCGTCGTTTACAACAGAAAACCCAAGTTTTTCCCCTTGAACAAAACTCCGCCGTACGCAGCCGTTTAACCCATTCTCTTGAAGTCCAACAAGTTGGGCGCTACATCAGTAAAACGGTGTTGGGTGAGCTGAAAAAGAAAAAAATGCTTGATGAATATGGGTTAACGGACCGTTGTGATGCCTTTGAAAGCCTGGTGGAAATGGCGTGTTTGATGCACGATATTGGCAACCCGCCGTTTGGGCATTTCGGTGAAGCGGCTATTCAACGCTGGTTCAGTAAATTGTTATCGCCAGATTATCTCTTCACGCCAGAAACGACAGACCCTTGCAAAATTAAAGCGTTACAACTGACTGGTAATGAAAAACAGGATCTATTTCGTCGTCAGCTTAAGCGTGATTTATGCTCGTTTGAAGGGAACGCTCAAGGGCTGCGCATGGCGCATCGCCTGCTCAAGCTGAATTTAACCTACGCCCAAATTGGCTCTATTTTGAAATACACTCGCGGCGCTTATGACCTTGAGCCTATCCCGCCAGAATTTGATTATTTAATGAAAAAACCGGGCTATTATTGGTCTGAAGCGGATTTTGTCAGCGAGTTAAGTAAAAAATTGGAAATGGGAAAATATTGCCGTTTTCCGCTCTCTTATATCATGGAAGCTGCGGATGATATTTCTTACTGTATTGCGGATTTAGACGATGCAGCAGAAAAGGGCATTTATACCGTTGAGCAGCTAATTGAATACCTAAAAGCGGAGTGGGGCGAGGTAAAATCTGGGGATCTCTTCGACCAAACTATTTTGCGGGCATTCAATAATATCAGCGATAACCACACAAGGCGCATTCAGCAAGATCAGTTTTTTATGTATTTGCGTGTCAATATTACAGGAAAACTCGCCCATTACAGTGCTCAGCGCTTTATTCAAAACTTGCCTGAAATTTATCACGGCAGCTTTAACAGCGCGTTACTTGAGGATAAAAGCCAAGAGCATCGCCTCTTAAAAGCTTTAAAAACAGTGGCGTTTAAGCATGTGTTTAATCACCATGAAGTGGAAGAGTTAGAGCTACAAGGCTACCGAATTATTAGCGGGTTGTTAGATGTTTACAGCCCACTATTGATGATGGATAGAGAGGATTTTGCGGCATTAGTGGCACAAAATTACCATAAACACTTTTTTATCGAAACTCGCCTATTTCATAAGTTATCGAATAAACATCGACTCTCCTATAACGAAGCCTTGGAAAAAATTTCAGTCACCAGCGATGCGGATAAATCGATGCTAGAGTTTTATTATCGAGCCAGACTGCTCCAAGACTACATTAGCGGAATGACTGACCATTATGCTTATGAAGAGTATCGAAAATTTATGGTGACGAATTAA
- the hemL gene encoding glutamate-1-semialdehyde 2,1-aminomutase, translating into MHHSEELYNEAQQLIPGGVNSPVRAFNGVGGTPLFIERADGAYIYDVDGKAYIDYVGSWGPMVLGHNHPAIRDAVIKAVNKGLSFGAPTAAEVEMAKLVCELVPSIDMIRMVNSGTEATMSAIRLARGYTGRDKIIKFEGCYHGHADCLLVKAGSGALTMGEPNSPGVPEDFVKHTLTCTYNDLASVRQAFENYPEEVACVIVEPVAGNMNCVPPTAEFLPGLRALCDEFKALLIIDEVMTGFRVALGGAQDHYNVQPDLTCLGKIIGGGMPVGAFGGRYEVMEKLAPIGPVYQAGTLSGNPVAMAAGLACLNEVSQPGVHARLTELTDKLARGLTRVSKEQGVPMVINHVGGMFGLFFTDAESVTCYQDVMKCDVTRFKKFFHYMLEEGVYLAPSAFEAGFMSVAHSDEDIQRTIDAAEIALAKIKAE; encoded by the coding sequence ATGCACCATTCCGAAGAATTATATAATGAAGCCCAACAGCTGATCCCTGGCGGTGTTAACTCCCCTGTTCGCGCCTTTAATGGTGTGGGTGGTACCCCGTTATTTATCGAGCGCGCTGATGGCGCTTACATTTATGATGTCGATGGCAAAGCTTACATTGATTATGTGGGCTCTTGGGGTCCAATGGTATTGGGTCACAACCATCCCGCTATCCGCGATGCTGTGATCAAAGCCGTCAATAAAGGCTTAAGCTTTGGTGCACCAACCGCTGCTGAAGTGGAAATGGCAAAACTGGTGTGCGAATTAGTCCCATCTATCGATATGATCCGTATGGTCAACTCCGGTACTGAAGCTACTATGAGCGCGATTCGCCTTGCTCGTGGTTATACTGGCCGCGATAAAATTATTAAGTTCGAAGGTTGCTACCACGGTCACGCTGACTGCCTATTAGTGAAAGCCGGTTCCGGAGCACTGACCATGGGCGAGCCTAACTCTCCGGGCGTACCTGAAGATTTCGTTAAGCACACATTGACCTGCACATACAACGATTTAGCCTCTGTTCGCCAAGCTTTCGAAAACTACCCAGAAGAAGTGGCATGTGTGATTGTTGAACCTGTCGCGGGTAACATGAACTGCGTTCCACCAACCGCAGAATTCCTGCCTGGTCTGCGTGCATTATGTGATGAATTCAAAGCACTGCTGATCATCGATGAAGTGATGACAGGCTTCCGTGTTGCACTCGGTGGTGCTCAAGATCACTACAACGTACAACCGGATTTAACCTGTTTAGGTAAAATCATCGGTGGCGGTATGCCTGTGGGTGCATTTGGCGGTCGCTATGAAGTGATGGAAAAATTAGCGCCTATCGGCCCTGTTTACCAAGCGGGTACACTTTCTGGTAACCCTGTTGCCATGGCGGCGGGTTTAGCTTGCTTAAATGAAGTGTCTCAGCCGGGTGTTCATGCGCGTTTAACGGAGCTGACCGATAAACTGGCTCGTGGCTTAACCCGTGTTTCTAAAGAGCAAGGCGTGCCTATGGTTATCAACCATGTGGGCGGGATGTTTGGTCTATTCTTCACTGACGCCGAATCAGTAACGTGCTACCAAGACGTGATGAAGTGCGATGTGACTCGCTTTAAGAAATTCTTCCACTACATGTTAGAAGAAGGCGTTTACTTAGCACCATCTGCATTCGAAGCGGGCTTTATGTCTGTCGCTCATAGCGATGAAGATATCCAGCGCACCATCGATGCCGCGGAAATTGCACTGGCAAAAATCAAAGCCGAATAA
- the erpA gene encoding iron-sulfur cluster insertion protein ErpA, with protein sequence MSDDVALPLQFTDAAATKVKDLVADENNPNLRLRVYITGGGCSGFQYGFTFDDQINEGDMTIEKQGVALVVDPMSLQYLVGGSVDYTEGLEGSRFIVTNPNAKSTCGCGSSFSV encoded by the coding sequence ATGAGTGATGATGTAGCTCTGCCTCTGCAATTTACCGATGCAGCTGCAACCAAAGTAAAAGACTTAGTTGCCGATGAAAATAACCCAAACCTGCGTCTGCGCGTCTATATTACGGGCGGTGGTTGCAGCGGCTTCCAATATGGCTTTACCTTTGATGATCAAATCAACGAAGGGGATATGACCATCGAAAAACAAGGTGTCGCACTGGTTGTAGACCCAATGAGCCTGCAATATTTAGTGGGTGGAAGTGTGGATTACACTGAAGGGTTAGAAGGATCGCGCTTTATTGTGACGAATCCGAATGCGAAATCTACGTGTGGGTGCGGTTCTTCCTTCAGCGTCTGA
- the mtnN gene encoding 5'-methylthioadenosine/S-adenosylhomocysteine nucleosidase: protein MKIGIIGAMEQEVATLREKIEGCQTLSLAGCEIYTGKINGVDVALLKSGIGKVAAAIGTTLLLEHCKPDVIINTGSAGGLDPRLNVGDIVVSTEVRYHDADVTAFGYEPGQMAQCPPAFIADAKLIETTEQCVKALDMNAVRGLICSGDAFINGAEPLARIKATFPTVAAVEMEAAAIGHVCYQFNVPFVVVRAISDVADKESHTSFDEFLPVAARQSSLMVAAIVTALA from the coding sequence ATGAAAATCGGTATCATAGGTGCGATGGAGCAAGAAGTTGCGACCCTGCGCGAAAAAATTGAAGGTTGCCAAACATTGAGCCTTGCTGGCTGTGAAATTTATACAGGGAAAATAAACGGCGTTGACGTCGCTTTATTAAAATCGGGCATCGGTAAAGTCGCAGCGGCAATCGGTACCACATTATTGTTAGAACACTGCAAGCCTGATGTTATCATCAATACAGGTTCTGCGGGCGGTTTAGATCCACGTTTAAATGTAGGTGATATCGTCGTATCTACCGAAGTGCGCTACCACGATGCGGATGTCACCGCATTTGGTTATGAGCCGGGTCAAATGGCACAGTGCCCACCGGCATTTATTGCCGATGCAAAACTCATTGAAACTACCGAACAGTGCGTGAAAGCGTTAGATATGAACGCCGTTCGCGGTTTGATTTGCAGTGGTGATGCTTTCATCAACGGAGCTGAGCCTTTAGCGCGTATCAAAGCGACATTCCCGACCGTTGCTGCCGTTGAAATGGAAGCCGCTGCTATCGGCCATGTCTGCTACCAGTTTAACGTGCCTTTTGTGGTGGTTCGTGCAATTTCAGATGTGGCAGATAAAGAGTCCCACACTAGCTTTGACGAGTTTTTACCTGTCGCTGCACGCCAATCATCCTTGATGGTTGCTGCGATTGTCACAGCATTAGCGTAA
- the relA gene encoding GTP diphosphokinase, translated as MVAVRSAHLTPAGEFAPEKWVNDLGLNNKQSEEKLIHTWQYCHDKLSGQDIAPLLLWRGIEMTEILSTLSMDIGSLQAALLFPLVEEGKLDEQSVIDDFGQSIHALVKGVIEMDAIRELKATQSNETSSVQVDNIRRMLLSMVEDFRCVVIKLAERIAHLREVKDASEDERVLAAKECSNIYAPLANRLGIGQLKWELEDFCFRYLHPEEYKKIAKLLHERRIDREEYIDNFVSTLRKYMLKEQIQAEVYGRPKHIYSIWRKMQKKSLAFGELYDVRAVRIVVERLQDCYAALGIVHTHFRHLPDEFDDYVANPKPNGYQSIHTVVLGPNGKTLEIQIRTRQMHEDAELGVAAHWKYKEGASGVGKGSSYENRIAWLRKLISWQEEMADSGEMLDEVRSQVFDDRVYVFTPKGDVVDLPTGSTPLDFAYHIHSDVGHRCIGAKIGGRIVPFSYQLQMGDQIEIITQKHPNPSRDWLNPNLGYVTTSRGRAKIQNWFRKQDRDKNILAGRQILDSELSHLDISLRDAEKQLIARYNVHSLDEVLAGIGGGDIRINQLVNFLQAKFNKATAEEEDRAAMKSLENKSGVPRAPSHGSGRVVVEGVGNLMHHIARCCQPIPGDEIVGFITKGRGISIHSADCEQLAELQSHAPERVIDAVWGENYSSGYSLVVRVIANDRSGLLRDITTILANEKVNVLGVSSRSDVKQQLATIDMTIELYNIEVLGRVLSKLNQLPDVIEAKRHSS; from the coding sequence ATGGTTGCAGTAAGAAGTGCGCATTTAACCCCAGCAGGTGAATTTGCCCCCGAAAAATGGGTTAATGATTTGGGTTTGAATAATAAACAATCAGAAGAAAAACTCATCCATACCTGGCAGTATTGTCACGATAAATTATCGGGGCAGGATATTGCGCCTCTGCTACTGTGGCGCGGCATTGAAATGACCGAAATTCTATCCACGCTCAGCATGGATATTGGTAGCTTACAAGCTGCGTTGCTGTTCCCTTTAGTTGAAGAGGGAAAACTCGACGAACAATCCGTTATTGATGATTTCGGTCAATCCATTCATGCGCTGGTAAAAGGCGTGATTGAGATGGATGCCATCCGCGAACTTAAAGCTACTCAATCTAACGAAACCAGTTCCGTACAGGTGGATAACATCCGCCGTATGCTGTTGTCGATGGTAGAAGACTTCCGCTGCGTGGTCATTAAACTCGCCGAGCGTATCGCTCATTTACGTGAAGTCAAAGATGCCAGCGAAGATGAGCGCGTCTTAGCAGCGAAAGAGTGTTCCAACATTTATGCACCGTTGGCAAACCGCTTAGGGATCGGGCAATTAAAATGGGAATTAGAAGATTTCTGTTTCCGTTATTTGCACCCTGAGGAATACAAAAAAATTGCGAAATTGCTGCACGAGCGCCGTATTGATCGTGAAGAATACATCGACAATTTTGTTAGCACACTGCGCAAATATATGCTCAAAGAGCAAATTCAAGCTGAAGTGTATGGCCGACCAAAACACATTTACAGTATTTGGCGCAAAATGCAGAAGAAATCCTTAGCATTTGGCGAGTTATACGATGTGCGTGCGGTACGTATCGTGGTTGAACGCCTGCAAGATTGCTATGCGGCGCTGGGGATTGTGCATACTCATTTCCGTCATTTACCCGATGAGTTCGACGACTATGTAGCGAACCCAAAGCCAAATGGCTATCAGTCGATCCATACAGTGGTTTTAGGTCCAAATGGTAAAACACTAGAGATCCAAATCCGTACCCGCCAAATGCATGAAGATGCAGAGCTGGGCGTTGCTGCGCACTGGAAATATAAAGAAGGTGCAAGTGGCGTAGGTAAGGGCAGCAGCTACGAAAACCGCATTGCATGGCTGCGTAAACTCATCTCGTGGCAAGAAGAGATGGCAGATTCTGGTGAAATGCTGGATGAAGTACGTAGCCAAGTGTTTGATGACCGAGTGTATGTGTTTACGCCAAAAGGCGATGTGGTGGATTTACCAACAGGTTCAACGCCGCTCGATTTTGCTTACCATATTCACAGTGATGTCGGACACCGCTGTATTGGAGCGAAAATTGGTGGCCGTATCGTGCCATTTAGCTACCAATTGCAAATGGGCGATCAGATTGAAATTATCACCCAGAAGCACCCAAACCCGAGTCGCGACTGGCTCAATCCTAACCTCGGTTATGTGACAACCAGCCGTGGACGGGCGAAAATTCAAAACTGGTTCCGTAAACAAGACCGCGATAAAAATATTCTGGCGGGACGTCAAATTCTCGACAGCGAATTATCTCATCTAGATATCAGTTTACGAGATGCAGAAAAACAGTTGATTGCCCGTTATAACGTACACTCACTGGATGAAGTCCTTGCGGGAATTGGCGGCGGTGATATTCGTATCAACCAATTGGTTAACTTCCTACAAGCTAAGTTTAATAAAGCGACGGCAGAGGAAGAAGATCGCGCTGCGATGAAGTCGCTGGAGAATAAATCCGGTGTCCCAAGAGCACCATCCCACGGTAGTGGGCGTGTGGTGGTCGAAGGGGTCGGCAACTTGATGCACCATATTGCTCGTTGCTGCCAACCAATTCCGGGTGATGAAATCGTCGGCTTTATTACCAAAGGTCGTGGAATTTCGATTCACAGTGCGGATTGTGAACAGCTTGCCGAGCTGCAAAGCCACGCGCCAGAGCGTGTGATTGATGCAGTTTGGGGTGAAAACTACTCTAGCGGTTACTCGTTGGTGGTAAGAGTGATAGCCAATGACCGCAGTGGATTATTGCGCGATATTACGACAATCCTCGCGAACGAAAAAGTCAACGTGCTAGGGGTAAGCAGCCGCAGCGATGTGAAGCAGCAGCTCGCCACTATCGATATGACCATCGAGCTGTATAATATCGAGGTGTTGGGAAGGGTGCTTTCGAAACTGAATCAGTTGCCGGATGTTATCGAGGCGAAACGCCACTCTTCCTAA
- the btuF gene encoding vitamin B12 ABC transporter substrate-binding protein BtuF produces MRSLIGFLFSLTLINSAFATPKSRVISLSPANTELAYAVGLGDSLIAVSAYSDYPESAKKLEQVADWQGLNVERIIALKPDLILAWRGGNPQRPLDQLASLGIPIVYFDPQSIDGVIASLEELAQYSPHPEVAEKNITQLRSTLKMQKDKLDSNKKPKQLFIQLGTQPLFSTGDNTLQNDVVKTCGAQNIFENSAVQWPQVSREQVLARKPDAIIMTGSPEQEKAVKAFWSTQLNVPIIRLNEDWFHRAGPRIINATEQLCNQLNALPN; encoded by the coding sequence ATGCGCTCACTGATTGGTTTTCTATTTTCCTTAACCCTAATCAATAGTGCATTCGCCACCCCCAAATCCCGAGTCATTAGTTTATCACCTGCCAATACGGAGCTGGCTTATGCCGTAGGGTTGGGAGATAGCTTAATTGCCGTAAGCGCCTATTCCGATTACCCAGAATCTGCCAAAAAGCTTGAGCAAGTAGCGGATTGGCAAGGGTTAAATGTGGAGCGGATTATTGCCTTAAAGCCGGATTTGATCTTGGCGTGGCGAGGCGGTAACCCGCAGCGACCTCTGGATCAGCTTGCATCGTTAGGAATTCCAATTGTCTATTTTGATCCGCAAAGCATTGATGGGGTTATCGCCTCACTAGAGGAGCTTGCACAATACAGCCCTCACCCAGAAGTGGCAGAGAAAAATATCACCCAATTGCGCAGTACGTTAAAGATGCAAAAAGATAAATTAGATAGTAATAAAAAACCTAAGCAATTATTTATCCAACTCGGCACGCAGCCATTATTTAGCACAGGAGATAATACTCTTCAAAATGATGTCGTTAAGACTTGCGGCGCTCAGAATATTTTTGAAAACAGCGCTGTCCAATGGCCTCAAGTCAGCCGTGAGCAAGTCCTCGCTCGCAAACCTGATGCCATCATTATGACCGGTTCCCCCGAGCAAGAAAAAGCCGTCAAAGCCTTCTGGAGTACTCAACTCAATGTCCCTATTATTCGCTTAAATGAGGATTGGTTCCACCGCGCCGGCCCCCGCATCATCAATGCCACCGAGCAGCTATGCAATCAGCTAAACGCTCTACCAAACTAA
- the mrcB gene encoding bifunctional glycosyl transferase/transpeptidase, which yields MSGKDFEPIGRRKRRAAEKSSSSSRRRRRRDDYDEDLYDDEDIDDEYLDDEDDEEEQMTKKGSKKNKPRKSKWRWFWLLVKLMLVLAVILAAYGFYLNQQIKERLDGKVWDLPAAVYGRMVNLEPGMDYSQAEMTNLLEGMQYRKVSKITTSGEFVVKGNTIEILRRPFNFPDQKEGQVLARLVFENGMLSKIENIENGRSFGFFRLDPKLITMMQSANNEQRLVLPMADFPESLVKILLETEDRNFYEHDGVSLYSIGRAVVANVTAGRSVQGGSTLTQQLVKNLFLTNERTLKRKANEAFMALILDYNYSKERILELYLNEVYLGQNGNDEIRGFPLASLYYFGRPINELSFDQQALLVGMVQGASTFNPWTKPQNAIKRRNIVLKILETRGVIDNEMYQVLSARPLGVKNKEGLVASQPAFMQMVRQELSEKLGDKVKDLSGAKIFTTLDPVAQTAAENAVEFGVADLRKARKLDDIEGAMVVVDRINGEVRAMVGGSDPQFSGFNRALNARRSIGSLAKPPVYLTALSEPDRFRLNTWLSDEPLTIKVGNQSWSPRNYSRNFNGRMMLVDALAKSQNIPTVNLGMEIGLDQVMNTFIRLGAPESAMEKVPAMLLGAVNLTPAEVAQVYQTIGGEGNRAKLSALRSVIDGDGKELYQSYPSAERAVPSQAAYLTLFGMQQVVLQGTGRVLLNKYGKYNLAGKTGTTNDLRDSWYAGIDGKEVAIVWVGRDNNGPTQLTGSTGALRVYQRYLDNQTPLTLINRAPEGITDMRVMMDGQFSCSDLGGGRMLPVWTEDPQSLCQGSASQDPAWNLNGNGEAPQEDGAAPEWVKDMFGDSPSNSPSSRTP from the coding sequence ATGTCCGGTAAAGATTTTGAACCCATTGGCAGACGTAAAAGACGCGCTGCTGAGAAATCGTCATCCTCTTCACGCCGCCGTAGACGCCGCGATGATTATGATGAAGATCTCTACGATGATGAAGATATTGATGATGAATATCTTGATGATGAAGACGATGAAGAAGAGCAAATGACCAAAAAAGGCTCAAAAAAGAACAAACCTCGCAAGAGTAAATGGCGCTGGTTCTGGCTGCTAGTTAAATTAATGCTAGTACTTGCAGTCATACTGGCGGCTTACGGTTTTTATCTAAACCAACAAATTAAAGAACGCCTTGATGGTAAGGTGTGGGACTTGCCTGCGGCGGTATATGGACGCATGGTAAACCTTGAGCCCGGTATGGATTACAGCCAAGCTGAAATGACCAACCTGCTCGAAGGAATGCAGTACCGTAAAGTCAGCAAAATCACCACATCTGGTGAGTTTGTGGTGAAAGGCAATACCATTGAAATTTTGCGTCGTCCATTTAATTTCCCAGACCAAAAAGAGGGGCAAGTCCTCGCGCGTCTGGTGTTTGAAAATGGCATGTTGAGCAAGATTGAAAATATTGAAAATGGGCGCTCGTTCGGTTTCTTCCGTTTAGATCCGAAACTGATCACCATGATGCAATCTGCGAATAATGAACAGCGTTTAGTGCTGCCAATGGCGGACTTCCCTGAATCCCTGGTAAAAATCCTCCTCGAAACGGAAGATAGAAATTTTTATGAGCATGATGGTGTTAGCTTATATTCTATCGGTCGTGCGGTGGTAGCGAACGTCACTGCAGGTCGTTCCGTGCAAGGGGGAAGTACCTTAACGCAGCAGTTGGTGAAAAACCTATTTTTAACAAACGAAAGAACCCTGAAACGTAAAGCTAATGAAGCCTTTATGGCATTGATTTTAGACTATAACTACAGCAAAGAACGCATTCTTGAACTGTATTTGAATGAGGTCTATTTAGGGCAAAATGGTAATGATGAAATTCGCGGCTTCCCGCTGGCGAGTTTGTATTACTTTGGTCGACCAATCAATGAGTTAAGCTTTGACCAACAAGCATTGCTGGTGGGAATGGTGCAAGGTGCATCAACCTTTAACCCGTGGACTAAGCCACAAAATGCGATTAAACGCCGTAATATTGTGCTTAAAATCCTTGAAACCCGTGGTGTTATCGATAATGAGATGTACCAAGTTCTAAGTGCTCGACCGCTCGGTGTGAAAAACAAAGAAGGGTTAGTCGCATCTCAACCCGCATTTATGCAGATGGTGAGACAAGAACTGAGCGAGAAGCTTGGGGATAAAGTTAAAGATCTCTCGGGTGCGAAAATCTTTACCACCTTAGATCCGGTAGCGCAAACGGCGGCGGAAAATGCAGTCGAGTTCGGCGTGGCTGATTTACGTAAAGCACGTAAATTGGATGATATCGAAGGTGCCATGGTGGTTGTCGACCGTATTAACGGTGAAGTTCGTGCGATGGTCGGTGGCTCTGATCCACAATTCTCAGGCTTTAACCGAGCGCTAAATGCCCGTCGCAGCATTGGTTCTTTAGCAAAACCACCGGTGTATTTAACGGCATTAAGTGAGCCGGACCGTTTCCGCTTAAATACGTGGCTATCCGATGAACCGTTGACCATCAAGGTCGGTAATCAAAGTTGGAGCCCACGAAACTATAGCCGTAACTTCAATGGTCGTATGATGCTGGTGGATGCATTAGCGAAATCACAAAATATTCCAACCGTAAACTTAGGGATGGAAATTGGTCTCGACCAAGTGATGAATACGTTTATCCGTTTAGGCGCGCCAGAAAGTGCGATGGAAAAAGTACCTGCGATGTTGTTAGGTGCGGTGAACTTAACGCCAGCTGAAGTGGCGCAAGTGTACCAAACCATTGGTGGCGAAGGTAATCGCGCAAAATTATCGGCATTACGTTCCGTGATTGATGGTGATGGTAAAGAGCTGTATCAAAGTTACCCATCCGCAGAGCGTGCCGTACCATCTCAAGCCGCTTATTTAACGCTATTTGGTATGCAGCAAGTAGTGCTGCAAGGGACTGGGCGCGTATTACTGAATAAATATGGTAAATACAATCTGGCGGGTAAAACGGGTACCACCAACGACCTGCGTGATAGCTGGTACGCGGGTATTGACGGTAAGGAAGTGGCTATTGTCTGGGTCGGTCGCGATAACAACGGACCAACACAGTTAACAGGTTCAACAGGGGCATTACGTGTTTATCAGCGCTATTTAGATAACCAAACGCCACTGACACTGATCAATCGAGCACCAGAAGGGATAACCGATATGCGTGTCATGATGGATGGGCAATTTAGCTGCTCTGATTTAGGTGGCGGCAGAATGTTACCAGTCTGGACTGAAGACCCGCAAAGCCTGTGCCAAGGATCAGCATCGCAAGATCCAGCGTGGAATTTGAATGGGAATGGTGAGGCGCCGCAAGAAGATGGAGCAGCTCCTGAGTGGGTCAAAGATATGTTCGGCGACTCCCCATCCAATTCTCCGTCATCCCGCACGCCGTAG
- the rlmD gene encoding 23S rRNA (uracil(1939)-C(5))-methyltransferase RlmD yields MAQFYSPNRRTTQRRQITVHVDSLDAAGQGVARHDGKAIFITGLLPGEEAQVELTEDKRHFAKAKVIKRLSTSPQRVKPRCRYFNQCGGCQQQHVEIGLQRESKAQALQHLMGRETGSVLPPISVIGGEEYGYRRRARLGLQYQNKSNHLMMGFRQTQTNTLVDIKSCSVLHAELDALLAPLSICLNQLSIASKLGHVELIHGDNGNLILLRHLTPVDASDRKHLLEFAKSHGLSIWLAGNEGQLVPLEAGSILPEYQVAGETLQFSPANFIQVNGEINQHMVAQALAWLDLSPEDRVLDLFCGMGNFTLPIARLTKMAVGVEGVENLVNQARNNAQRNSIENAAFYNENLEEQIHTQPWAQEGFNKVLLDPARAGAAGVMEHLIKLMPEKIVYVSCNPTTLARDSKVLLEGGYQLSQLRMLDMFPQTSHLESMALFVRSPEV; encoded by the coding sequence ATGGCCCAATTTTACTCGCCAAATCGCCGCACCACCCAACGCCGTCAAATCACGGTTCATGTCGATAGTTTAGATGCCGCTGGGCAAGGCGTAGCTCGTCATGATGGCAAAGCCATATTTATCACTGGTTTATTACCAGGGGAAGAGGCGCAAGTCGAACTGACGGAAGATAAACGTCATTTTGCCAAAGCCAAAGTCATTAAACGCCTTAGCACTAGCCCGCAACGAGTGAAACCCCGCTGCCGTTATTTTAATCAATGTGGTGGCTGCCAACAGCAGCATGTAGAGATTGGGCTTCAACGCGAAAGCAAGGCGCAGGCTTTACAACATTTAATGGGGCGGGAGACTGGCTCTGTACTGCCACCTATTTCGGTGATTGGCGGTGAAGAATATGGTTATCGCCGCCGCGCGCGTTTGGGGCTGCAATATCAAAATAAATCTAATCACTTAATGATGGGATTTCGCCAAACGCAAACCAACACGCTGGTGGACATTAAAAGTTGCTCAGTATTGCACGCAGAACTTGATGCACTGTTAGCGCCATTGTCCATCTGTTTAAATCAGCTATCGATTGCCAGCAAATTAGGGCATGTAGAGCTGATTCACGGGGATAACGGCAATCTTATCCTACTACGCCATTTAACCCCTGTTGACGCATCTGATAGAAAACACTTGCTAGAATTTGCCAAGTCTCATGGACTTAGTATTTGGTTAGCAGGGAATGAAGGTCAGTTAGTCCCGCTTGAGGCTGGCTCCATTTTACCTGAATATCAGGTGGCGGGTGAAACCTTACAATTTAGCCCTGCCAATTTTATTCAAGTGAATGGTGAAATTAACCAGCATATGGTGGCACAAGCCTTAGCATGGTTAGATCTAAGCCCAGAAGATAGGGTATTGGATCTTTTCTGTGGGATGGGTAACTTTACGCTGCCAATTGCCCGCTTAACAAAAATGGCGGTAGGCGTTGAAGGTGTTGAAAATTTAGTCAATCAAGCCAGGAATAACGCCCAGCGCAACTCAATTGAGAATGCGGCGTTCTATAATGAGAACTTGGAAGAACAGATTCACACTCAGCCGTGGGCGCAAGAAGGTTTCAATAAAGTGCTGCTAGATCCTGCTCGAGCAGGCGCCGCTGGTGTAATGGAACATTTAATTAAACTGATGCCAGAAAAAATTGTCTATGTTTCTTGTAATCCAACAACGTTAGCAAGAGACAGTAAAGTTTTGCTTGAAGGCGGGTATCAGTTATCTCAATTGCGGATGTTGGATATGTTTCCGCAAACTAGTCATCTGGAATCCATGGCGCTATTTGTTCGTAGCCCAGAGGTGTAA